In the genome of Physeter macrocephalus isolate SW-GA chromosome 20, ASM283717v5, whole genome shotgun sequence, one region contains:
- the FAM241B gene encoding protein FAM241B produces the protein MVRILANGEIVQDDDPRVRNATQPRSSTPRQSFLSRGHGAPLGGPGPRQQQAGARLGAAQSPFSDLNRQLVNMGFPQWHLGNHAVEPVTSILLLFLLMMLGVRGLLLVGLVYLVSHLSQR, from the exons ATGGTTCGGATCTTGGCCAATGGGGAAATTGTGCAGGACGATGACCCCCGTGTGAGGAACGCTACCCAACCACGAAGCAGCACCCCTCGACAG AGCTTTCTCAGTAGGGGCCATGGCGCCCCGCTGGGGGGTCCTGGCCCTCGCCAGCAGCAGGCGGGCGCCAGGCTGGGTGCCGCTCAGTCCCCCTTCAGTGACCTCAACCGGCAGCTGGTGAACATGGGCTTCCCCCAGTGGCATCTGGGCAACCACGCCGTGGAGCCGGTGACCTCCATCCTGCTCCTCTTCCTGCTCATGATGCTCGGCGTGCGTGGACTCCTGCTGGTGGGCCTCGTCTACCTGGTGTCCCACCTGAGCCAGCGGTGA